Genomic DNA from Ensifer adhaerens:
GGTCCGAGCCCGCAGGTGAGGAGGCAACCGCCGCCCCCATCAGCACGAACATCGGGATCGACACATAGGCGAGATTGGCTATGCCCGAAAACATCGTGTCGCCAAGCACATAGAATATGTCCATGCCGCTTTGCAGGAAGAGGGCGGCAACGGCCGCGAGACCCAGCGCGAAGGCGATCGGCATGCCGGTGCCGAGCAGCACGAACAGCGAGAGAATCATCAGGATTCCGGCAATCGTCGGGCTCATGGCAGGCTCTCCCTGGCGCTGGCGGCATCAGTTGGCTGGACGGAATGGCTTTCAGGCGCGGGCCCAACGGCAAGGCCGGTCAGGTCGGCGAGGATCTTCGCCACATATTGCAGGCACAGAAGCCCGAAGCCGATCGGCAGCGTCAGCAGCGGCACCCAGAGCGGCGGCGCCCAGACGCTCGAATGTTTCCAGTTACCCTCCCAGGCGTCGTAGAACTGGATCCAGCCGGCGACCAGCATGATCAGACAGAAGAAGAGGCCGAAAAGGCTGCCGACGATGCGCAGGCGCTTCCTGGCCTCGTCGCCGACCATCATTTCAATGACGTCGACGCCGACATGTCCGCCGGTCAGGAGGACATAGGGCGCGCCAAGGAAGATGGCGGCGGTGGCCGAAAAGACCACGAAATCCGTCTGCCAGATCGTCGGCCACGCAAACACGTAGCGCAGCAGGATCATCTGGCAGACCACCAGCATGGAAGCGATGAGCAATCCGGTCGAGATCAGGGCGAGCAGCTTCGACAGCTGGCCGATGGCCCGGATATAGGCCTTTACCATTTGTGCAACCCCAGCTTCTGGAAGAGTGGGCGGCCGCTCGGGCCGCCCGTGATGACCGCATCACTTCACGGCAAGCGCCTCGTCGATCAGTTTCTGACCGTTCGGCACCTTGGCTGCGAAGTTCTTGTAAGCCGACTGCTTTGCGATTTCGAGCCAGGCGTCGTAATCCTCCTTCGACATTTCGACGACCTTGACGCCCGCCTTCTTGTAGGTGTCGATCATCAGCTGGTCGCCCTTGCGGACTTCCGTGTTGAAGAAGGCTTCGGCCTTCTTGCCAGCCTCGAGAATGGCCTTCTGCTGCTCGGGCGTCAGCTTGTCATAGGTCTTCTTGGAGATCAGAACCGGCTCGTACATGAACCAGAGCGCGTTCTGGCCCGGCGCCGTCAGGCATTTCGCCTGTTCGTAAAGCCGGTAGGACACGAAACTTGCCGACGAAGTGTTGGCGGCGTCCAGCACGCCCGTCTGCATGCCGCTGTAGATTTCGGACGACGGCATGGAGGCAATGGAAGCCCCCGCCGCGGCCAGCATTTCCTCGAATGCCGGGCCAGCAGCGCGGATCACCTGTCCCTTGATCGTCGGCGGCGCCGTGATGCAATCCTTTTTGGAGGCGAAGGCGCCTGAGAGCCAGGCATCGGAAATCACCATTGCGCCCTGGTCCTCAATGATCTTCTTGATGTCCTGCATGAAGGGCGACGAATTGAGCCGCATGGCGCGGTCGAAATTGCCGACGAGCCCCGGCATCAGCGTCGCGGAAAATTCCGGGTGGCGCCCCGAAGCGTAGTCCAGCGGGAAAGACGTCATGTCGAGCAGCCCGCGCGTTAGCGCGTTCCACTGGTCGTTGGGCTTATAGAGAGACGATCCGGGAAAGACCTGGATGGTCAGCCCGACATTGGCCGCCGCGACGTCGCGTGCGATCATCTGCACCATCTCGTCGCGAATGTCACCCTTGCCTCCGGGAAACTGGTGCGACGCCTTCAGGACGGTCTCGGCATGGGCAGCGACTGCCCCGAGCGAGCCGGCTGCGACGATTGCGCCGAGCCGCAGCATGCGCTTAAGCTTTTTCATGGATTTCCTCCTAGCGACCGGCCTCCCCGCCGGACAGGGGGAAAGTTGAAGTCATCTTGCGTACAATGTCAACAATCTTGTATACAAGAATTCATAACCTGTACGCGGAGAGCGGTGTGAACGACAGGAATACGTTTCAAAAACTGCGCGATCAGATCGAAAACGGCATCGTGACAGGTGAATACGAGCCGGGTGAGCGTCTTGATGAAACACAGCTTGCCAACCGCTACGGCGTGTCGCGCACACCGATCCGTGAAGCACTGATGCAATTGAGCGCCATTGGCCTTGTCGAGATCCGGCCACGGCGCGGCGCGATCGTCGTTGATCCGGGGCCGCAATATGTGCTGGAAATGTTCGAGGTCATGGCAGAGCTTGAAGGCATGGCCGGGGCGTTTGCTGCGCGGAGGCATTCAAACGAGGACCGTCAACTTCTCACCGCTGCACATCAGCGATGCGGCGAAGCAGCGCTCAGCGAGGACACGGACGGCTACTACTATGAGAACGAGGTGTTCCACCACGTCATCTACCAGGCGAGCCACAGCAGCTTCCTGAAGGACCAGTGCGTCGCACTGCATCGGCGGCTCAGACCCTACCGGCGGCTCCAGTTGCGGGTACGCAATCGCATGAAGGTTTCGTTCGAAGAACACAAGATGATCGTGGACGCGATCATCGGCGGCGACGAAGATGCGGCGCGCGAGCACCTGAAGCGGCATGTGAACGTGCAGGGAGATCGGTTCAGCGATCTCATCGCTGGCTTGGATCGGCTCAAAGCGCCCCGCTCCAATTCAACCTGATTCGATGTGGCCCCGTCTATGGCTCGCTCGATCTTATGAGTCGGTCACCTAGGCAAGGTGCTGGCGAAACAGGTCGACGACACTTGCGGGGGACTCGGGACCGAAGAACAGGCTCAGGTTTCGAGCGGTCAGACCTGCGATCCGCGCACTTCGCGGAAACAGGTCCTGCTCATAGACCGTGAGCGCCGCTTCGGGATCATTCGGCAACGAGATGAGCGCCTCGGCCAATTGGAACCCGTCATACAAGGCCAGATTTGCGCCTTCGCCGGCAAAGGGAGACATGAGATGCGCCGCATCGCCCAGTAACGTCACCCCCGACCTGCGCGTCCAGCGGTGCTCGACCGGCAATGCGTATATCGGACGGAACAGGGGCACGGTGTCGCTCCGGGTCACCAACGCAAGCA
This window encodes:
- a CDS encoding TRAP-type C4-dicarboxylate transport system, small permease component, whose protein sequence is MVKAYIRAIGQLSKLLALISTGLLIASMLVVCQMILLRYVFAWPTIWQTDFVVFSATAAIFLGAPYVLLTGGHVGVDVIEMMVGDEARKRLRIVGSLFGLFFCLIMLVAGWIQFYDAWEGNWKHSSVWAPPLWVPLLTLPIGFGLLCLQYVAKILADLTGLAVGPAPESHSVQPTDAASARESLP
- a CDS encoding TRAP-type C4-dicarboxylate transport system, substrate-binding protein; this translates as MKKLKRMLRLGAIVAAGSLGAVAAHAETVLKASHQFPGGKGDIRDEMVQMIARDVAAANVGLTIQVFPGSSLYKPNDQWNALTRGLLDMTSFPLDYASGRHPEFSATLMPGLVGNFDRAMRLNSSPFMQDIKKIIEDQGAMVISDAWLSGAFASKKDCITAPPTIKGQVIRAAGPAFEEMLAAAGASIASMPSSEIYSGMQTGVLDAANTSSASFVSYRLYEQAKCLTAPGQNALWFMYEPVLISKKTYDKLTPEQQKAILEAGKKAEAFFNTEVRKGDQLMIDTYKKAGVKVVEMSKEDYDAWLEIAKQSAYKNFAAKVPNGQKLIDEALAVK
- a CDS encoding DNA-binding transcriptional regulator, GntR family; protein product: MNDRNTFQKLRDQIENGIVTGEYEPGERLDETQLANRYGVSRTPIREALMQLSAIGLVEIRPRRGAIVVDPGPQYVLEMFEVMAELEGMAGAFAARRHSNEDRQLLTAAHQRCGEAALSEDTDGYYYENEVFHHVIYQASHSSFLKDQCVALHRRLRPYRRLQLRVRNRMKVSFEEHKMIVDAIIGGDEDAAREHLKRHVNVQGDRFSDLIAGLDRLKAPRSNST